Proteins from one Podospora pseudoanserina strain CBS 124.78 chromosome 1, whole genome shotgun sequence genomic window:
- the NGG1 gene encoding Transcriptional regulator (BUSCO:EOG09261EMF; EggNog:ENOG503NZVY; COG:B) gives MAPSSQKGPGKKAGAGAIRSQSQQQQQRSRNTTPSAAPPSASLPPIDNVETDLLELRFEVFRNLTFEDMVDPSTSNTAIPDSKSLDGLVSRLQKLSDVIDKRGLNCDKGMRLLAQSRRTRLDELAVERGREEERRQKEADEEERERKAANKKKRKATDSLAPGGSNIERSSPLRESTKPRKLSRDNDSASSSLSPVAPSNMDADDKTKTEENEDESDSDDGRPPPPARPQANTFGDDPSTFPDPTVYEILPVQPGMTEGEIKEIYSVAGYPKSDLADLIAGDPPDKDFSNAKPSNQINFSTFSTFIDPYFRPFTEEDLAFLRERGDRVTPFVMPKRGKKHYTEIWAEEDGAMAIDSVSPGGREKLPPNQPRGSIENMDDDVAETDKLSVGPLLSRLLSAMRPEHRAPPTENANGVNGDGDTIMNGTASFDFSFDTNPPSSSQQPNGTNGVNGHVNGVNGTTPDSSNNNNNNNNNNNNNNNNNTNNQLPPATYMPESNSEAWKKASHPKLDYTQVDERIKQELRHIGFLPLPPNQSDSSNAAGNGSQPGQPDPTTAEYDGHYDDEVAARLRLLQSRLREQVLVNGARKARLTELVKERMAFQEYTTILEDLDSQVQAAYLKRTRTMKKPKKARPGQSGSAASAAAAASAAATATARPGIGDLTKTLMERRRRWIENIGTVFEDEALTKVPRVSEEGSTIFKAGEMGELLRREKEAWDEEVEEE, from the exons ATGGCTCCATCGAGCCAGAAGGGtccggggaagaaggcgggCGCGGGGGCAATCCGCTCCCAgtcacaacagcagcagcagcgaagtcgcaacaccacccccagtGCCGCACCGCCCTCGGCCAGTCTGCCACCCATCGACAATGTCGAAACGGACCTGCTGGAACTCCGCTTCGAAGTCTTCCGGAACCTGACCTTTGAGGACATGGTTGATCCCTCgacctccaacaccgccatACCCGATTCCAAGagccttgatggcctcgtcTCCCGACTGCAGAAGCTGAGCGACGTCATTGACAAGCGCGGCCTGAATTGCGACAAGGGCATGAGACTACTCGCCCAGAGCCGCCGCACCAGGCTCGATGAGCTGGCTGTCgagcgggggagggaagaggagcgGAGACAGAAGGAagccgatgaggaggagcgcgaACGCAAGGCAGCcaacaaaaagaagcggAAAGCGACCGACAGTCTGGCGCCCGGAGGGAGCAACATAG AGCGGTCATCCCCTTTACGAGAGTCGACAAAACCCCGAAAACTATCTCGCGATAACGATTCCGCTAGCTCGTCGCTGTCGCCAGTCGCGCCAAGCAACATGGACGCCGATGACAAAACCAAGACAGAGGAGAACGAGGACGAGTCGGACTCTGACGATGGtcgcccaccacctcccgctcGGCCACAGGCCAATACGTTTGGCGATGATCCTTCAACCTTCCCCGACCCAACCGTGTACGAGATTCTTCCCGTCCAACCTGGCATGACCGAGGGCGAAATAAAGGAAATATACTCGGTAGCCGGCTACCCTAAAAGCGACCTTGCTGATCTCATCGCTGGTGACCCTCCAGACAAGGATTTCAGCAATGCAAAGCCTAGCAATCAGATCAACTTTAGCACTTTTAGCACCTTTATCGACCCCTACTTCCGGCCGTTCACCGAGGAGGATCTAGCGTTTttgagagaaagaggggatCGCGTGACTCCGTTTGTCATGCCGAAACGTGGCAAGAAGCACTACACAGAGATCTGggccgaagaggatggagCGATGGCCATCGACTCCGTCTCTCCAGGCGGCCGGGAGAAACTCCCTCCTAACCAACCCCGCGGGAGTATCGAGAACATGGACGACGACGTTGCCGAAACAGACAAGCTCTCCGTCGGCCCACTCCTCTCCCGTCTTCTTTCAGCGATGCGCCCCGAGCACCGCGCTCCGCCAACAGAGAATGCCAACGGCGTCAACGGCGACGGAGACACCATCATGAACGGCACCGCCAGCTTCGACTTTAGTTTtgacaccaaccccccttccagcagccaacaacccaacGGCACCAACGGTGTAAACGGCCATGTCAACGGCGTTaacggcaccacccccgatTCATctaacaacaataacaacaacaacaacaacaacaacaacaacaacaacaacaacaccaacaaccaactccctccgGCTACTTACATGCCCGAATCAAATTCGGAAGCCTGGAAAAAGGCCAGCCACCCAAAACTAGACTACACCCAAGTCGACGAGCGCATCAAGCAGGAACTCCGTCACATCGGGTTCCTCCCCTTACCACCCAACCAATCCGACTCGTCCAACGCGGCAGGCAACGGCTCCCAACCAGGACAGCCGGACCCGACAACAGCCGAATACGACGGCCACTACGACGACGAAGTCGCCGcccgcctccgccttctccaaTCCCGCCTCCGCGAGCAAGTCCTCGTCAACGGCGCCCGAAAAGCCAGACTGACAGAGCTGGTCAAAGAGCGGATGGCCTTTCAGGAGTATACCACCATtttggaggatttggattCCCAAGTCCAGGCGGCGTACCTcaagaggacgaggacgatgaagaagccCAAAAAGGCGAGGCCGGGGCAGTCCGGATCGGCGGCTAgtgcggctgctgctgcgagcGCGGCTGCTACGGCGACTGCCCGCCCGGGGATAGGGGATCTGACAAAGACGctgatggagaggaggaggaggtggattgAGAATATTGGGACTgtgtttgaggatgaggcgcTGACCAAGGTGCCGAGGGtgagcgaggaggggagcacGATTTTCAAggcgggggagatgggggagttgttgagaagggagaaggaggcttgggatgaggaggtggaggaggagtag
- a CDS encoding hypothetical protein (EggNog:ENOG503NWCM; COG:I), with amino-acid sequence MASLGGNILPLVGFNLHAFFTGITGGLLFFAGLIKLSHKRASQKSDQKRQDDDEPGLVSALLLFCYGCFFKPHSGSGKANQQGALESFYAGQASAYDVTRKLLLRGREDMLALAAAQLLHKTKSESRKAGSRRIWVDVGGGTGWNIEAMSQFVNVPEFFSTVYLVDLSPSLCAVAEKRFSRLGWDNVKIICQDARKFRLEDYENGLSGPGSPGSSTPKSYFDQKRPEHGGADLITMSYSLSMIPDYYSVIDSLTSLLSPDGLLGVVDFYVQSKADFTYRNWTGGMIGRHVNYLSRTFWRAWFDLDRVALEPARRDYLEYKFGTVLTANLRNTALGSIPYYVWLGCHKKPFSSSSLPEEIIQRIDALATESPYLLPSDSHSSKKQQNVITAKLTRAIERTAPEIRSKAFDAAIQNLSANLPLPSFFYQNHHWRIYYDDQLPKHTQFNNEYIYAFTWEDSRVDREILKLGRDDVVLAITSAGDNILSYALQSPARIHAIDLNPSQNHLLELKAASFTALSHADFWKIFGEGKHENFRALLITRLSPHLSSRAFQYWLDNSFIFTNPTSRGLYDTGGSRHAIRAFRYTSRLFRCRSAVTSLLNSKTLIEQREIWHSKIRPALLSPLVSNLLVSTEAFLWKALGVPKNQLAMIEADHGSSRAVKVGLAKSTRAHAIWHYMVNTLDPVVEKTHIAVDNPYYLVCMTGGFTKKCHPDYLSRAAHKKLSQPGAFEGLRIHTDEIDEVIARMAPGTVTVAVLMDSMDWFDPDTDAAGRQIEKVNRALKTGGRVLVRSSALRPWYIKEFEKRGFVGERVGNRGVGECIDRVNMYASCWVCTKVDNLPPPTPGGSEGEQRTGGEEVDVWSL; translated from the exons ATGGCTTCTCTTGGTGGTAACATTTTGCCCCTCGTTGGCTTCAACCTTCATGCATTCTTTACCGGCATCACCGGCGGCCTACTTTTCTTCGCCGGTCTTATCAAGCTTTCCCACAAGAGGGCTTCACAGAAGTCGGATCAGAAGCGtcaggatgatgatgagccgGGCCTCGTCAGCGCGCTCCTCCTTTTCTGTTATGGCTGCTTCTTCAAGCCGCATTCTGGTAGTGGCAAAGCCAACCAGCAAGGCGCTCTCGAGTCCTTCTACGCAGGCCAGGCTTCAGCG TACGATGTGACCAGAAAGCTACTCCTCAGAGGCCGTGAGGACATGCTGGCCCTTGCGGCTGCTCAGCTCCTTCACAAGACCAAAAGTGAAAGCCGAAAGGCGGGAAGCAGACGTATCTGGGTCGAT gttggcggtggcacAGGCTGGAATATCGAGGCCATGTCGCAGTTTGTCAACGTCCCTGAATTCTTCAGCACTGTCTATCTTGTCGACCTCTCACCGTCGCTCTGCGCAGTGGCAGAGAAGAGATTCTCGCGCCTCGGTTGGGACAACGTCAAAATCATATGCCAAGACGCTCGCAAATTCCGGCTGGAAGACTATGAAAATGGTCTCTCCGGTCCAGGATCGCCAGGGTCCTCAACTCCCAAGAGCTACTTTGATCAGAAGCGTCCCGAGCACGGCGGTGCTGACTTGATCACCATGTCTTACAGCTTGTCCATGATT cctgaCTATTACTCCGTCATTGACTCATTGACATCCCTTCTTTCTCCGGATGGACTTCTCGGGGTTGTCGACTTTTACGTTCAGTCCAAAGCTGACTTTACTTACCGCAACTGGACGGGTGGTATGATCGGCCGTCACGTCAACTACCTCTCACGAACCTTTTGGAGGGCCTGGTTCGATCTCGACCGTGTTGCTCTCGAGCCCGCCCGCCGAGACTACCTCGAGTACAAATTCGGCACCGTTCTCACGGCCAACTTGCGCAATACCGCTCTCGGGTCCATCCCCTATTACGTCTGGCTAGGCTGTCACAAGAagcccttctcctcatccagccTCCCCGAGGAGATCATCCAGCGAATCGACGCCCTAGCCACCGAGTCCCCCTACCTGCTCCCATCCGACTCCCACAGCAGCAAAAAGCAGCAAAACGTCATCACCGCCAAACTCACCCGCGCGATAGAGCGGACAGCCCCCGAAATCCGCTCCAAAGCCTTCGACGCCGCCATCCAAaacctctccgccaacctccccttgccctccttcttttaTCAAAACCACCACTGGCGCATCTACTACGACGACCAGCTCCCAAAACACACCCAGTTCAACAACGAGTACATCTACGCCTTCACCTGGGAAGACTCCCGCGTCGACCGCGAGATCCTCAAGCTCGGCCGCGACGACGTCGTgctcgccatcaccagcgcGGGCGACAACATCCTCTCGTACGCGTTGCAGTCCCCGGCCCGCATCCACGCCATCGACCTGAACCCCAGCCAGAACCACCTCCTCGAGCTAAAAgcagcctccttcaccgCTTTGTCTCATGCCGACTTCTGGAAGATTTTCGGCGAGGGCAAACACGAAAATTTCCGCGCGCTTCTCATCACAAGATTGtccccccacctctccagCCGGGCGTTCCAGTACTGGCTCGACAACTCTTTtatcttcaccaaccccacgtCCAGGGGGTTATACGACACCGGCGGCTCCCGCCACGCCATCCGCGCATTTAGATACACCTCCCGTCTCTTTCGCTGCCGTTCAgccgtcacctccctcctaaACAGCAAAACCCTCATCGAACAACGCGAGATCTGGCACAGCAAAATCAGGCCTGCACTGCTCAGTCCCCTGGTgagcaacctcctcgtcagcaCGGAAGCCTTCCTCTGGAAAGCCCTCGGCGTGCCAAAGAACCAGCTCGCCATGATCGAGGCCGATCACGGCAGCAGCCGCGCCGTGAAGGTTGGCCTGGCCAAGAGCACGAGGGCGCACGCGATATGGCATTACATGGTCAACACGCTTGACCCTGTAGTTGAAAAGACGCACATTGCGGTTGATAACCCTTACTACCTCGTCTGCATGACGGGGGGGTTCACAAAGAAGTGTCATCCTGATTATCTATCCCGCGCTGCGCACAAGAAACTTTCCCAGCCTGGGGCGTTTGAGGGGTTAAGGATACACACTGATGAGATTGACGAGGTGATTGCGAGAATGGCGCCTGGGACGGTGACAGTAGCGGTGCTGATGGATAGCATGGATTGGTTCGACCCGGACACAGACGCGGCGGGGAGGCAGATTGAAAAGGTTAACAGGGCCTTGAAGACGGGTGGGAGGGTCCTGGTGAGGAGCTCAGCTTTGAGGCCGTGGTATATCAAGGAGTTTGAAaagagggggtttgtgggcgagagggtggggaataggggggtgggagagtgTATCGATCGGGTGAATATGTATGCCAGCTGCTGGGTTTGTACCAAGGTGGATAacctgccgccgccgacgccGGGGGGGAGCGAGGGGGAGCAGAGAactggcggagaggaggtggatgtttGGAGCTTGTGA